A single region of the Sorghum bicolor cultivar BTx623 chromosome 9, Sorghum_bicolor_NCBIv3, whole genome shotgun sequence genome encodes:
- the LOC110430088 gene encoding uncharacterized protein LOC110430088 isoform X2, protein MHLSPRSHNHVDFSPTPRVFCSQTKAHRHTLPAFASNLRRCGHDATPLGAPLLRPATSPRRSGAFSTFLRWRIPTFPAMRRPLHLPGSQSSTSARRLRPHGRGGFASPTRGGCRSRQRYGSPCPFPEPAARGFPSWSGGRATHPAPCICPHGGARSSCGSGPAPVVSSAVTVSREKRYLRFGQSCSFECITNHILVSSPYRLNFTT, encoded by the exons ATGCATCTCTCTCCACGATCCCACAATCACGTTGATTTCTCCCCGACACCTCGCGTCTTCTGCTCCCAAACTAAAGCACATCGCCACACCCTCCCTGCCTTTGCGTCGAATCTGCGCCGCTGCGGGCACGACGCCACCCCGCTCGGCGCGCCGCTGCTCCGGCCAGCCACCTCTCCCCGTCGCAGCGGTGCCTTCTCCACCTTCCTGCGGTGGCGGATCCCCACCTTCCCGGCGATGCGGCGGCCCCTCCACCTTCCTGGCAGCCAGTCCTCCACCTCCGCGCGCAGATTGCGTCCCCATGGGCGCGGCGGCTTCGCATCCCCAACCAGGGGCGGATGCCGCTCCCGGCAACGGTATGGCTCACCCTGCCCCTTCCCGGAACCGGCGGCGCGCGGCTTCCCCTCGTGGTCCGGTGGCCGTGCGACTCACCCGGCCCCTTGCATATGCCCTCACGGCGGCGCTCGTTCATCATGTGGCAGTGGCCCGGCACCTGTCGTATCTTCGGCGGTGACAGTATCTCGAG AAAAAAGGTATCTCAGGTTTGGTCAAAGCTGCTCTTTTGAGTGCATTACAAACCACATTCTCGTTTCATCCCCATACAG GCTCAATTTCACTACATAG
- the LOC110430088 gene encoding uncharacterized protein LOC110430088 isoform X1: protein MHLSPRSHNHVDFSPTPRVFCSQTKAHRHTLPAFASNLRRCGHDATPLGAPLLRPATSPRRSGAFSTFLRWRIPTFPAMRRPLHLPGSQSSTSARRLRPHGRGGFASPTRGGCRSRQRYGSPCPFPEPAARGFPSWSGGRATHPAPCICPHGGARSSCGSGPAPVVSSAVTVSREKRYLRFGQSCSFECITNHILVSSPYRIAHLVLRSGKLSWNYCQL, encoded by the exons ATGCATCTCTCTCCACGATCCCACAATCACGTTGATTTCTCCCCGACACCTCGCGTCTTCTGCTCCCAAACTAAAGCACATCGCCACACCCTCCCTGCCTTTGCGTCGAATCTGCGCCGCTGCGGGCACGACGCCACCCCGCTCGGCGCGCCGCTGCTCCGGCCAGCCACCTCTCCCCGTCGCAGCGGTGCCTTCTCCACCTTCCTGCGGTGGCGGATCCCCACCTTCCCGGCGATGCGGCGGCCCCTCCACCTTCCTGGCAGCCAGTCCTCCACCTCCGCGCGCAGATTGCGTCCCCATGGGCGCGGCGGCTTCGCATCCCCAACCAGGGGCGGATGCCGCTCCCGGCAACGGTATGGCTCACCCTGCCCCTTCCCGGAACCGGCGGCGCGCGGCTTCCCCTCGTGGTCCGGTGGCCGTGCGACTCACCCGGCCCCTTGCATATGCCCTCACGGCGGCGCTCGTTCATCATGTGGCAGTGGCCCGGCACCTGTCGTATCTTCGGCGGTGACAGTATCTCGAG AAAAAAGGTATCTCAGGTTTGGTCAAAGCTGCTCTTTTGAGTGCATTACAAACCACATTCTCGTTTCATCCCCATACAG GATAGCACATTTAGTGTTGAGGAGTGGGAAGCTATCTTGGAACTACTGTCAGTTGTAA